A region from the Vibrio sp. SS-MA-C1-2 genome encodes:
- the wecA gene encoding UDP-N-acetylglucosamine--undecaprenyl-phosphate N-acetylglucosaminephosphotransferase, with the protein MLHNIFELLFTFFFSMTSLYFLSKVAIKVGLVDKPNERKHHKGSIPLVGGLSVTISLLFYLFRHYESITIAPFFALSVIVLVAVGVWDDKCDISFKIRLFVQAVLSLILVFVVNIKLHTVGNILEVGHIDFGILASVITVFAVIGAINAFNMVDGIDGLLGGLSIVTFASIGIMTHLNGMPRISYHCLIVIVCILPYLLFNLGFIGKKRKVFMGDAGSMLIGYTIIVFLLAATQQTITDHRAFRPVVALWFIAVPLLDMIVIMIRRIRRGDSPFKPDREHLHHICQRIGFTSRQSLGLILLIASIYSFIGMMGEWLHVRESIMLILFLILGFWHYYAITHAFKLTKYIRLQRRKFK; encoded by the coding sequence ATGTTACATAATATATTTGAACTTCTTTTTACTTTCTTTTTTTCGATGACATCGCTCTACTTTTTGTCCAAAGTCGCCATTAAAGTTGGACTTGTTGATAAACCCAATGAACGTAAACATCATAAAGGTTCAATTCCACTTGTCGGTGGTCTATCTGTCACTATCTCTCTGCTTTTTTATCTTTTTCGACACTATGAATCCATCACCATCGCCCCTTTCTTTGCTCTTTCTGTGATCGTTCTTGTTGCTGTCGGGGTTTGGGATGATAAGTGTGATATTAGTTTCAAGATTCGACTTTTTGTTCAGGCGGTATTGTCATTAATCTTGGTCTTTGTGGTTAATATAAAATTGCATACGGTGGGTAATATCTTAGAGGTCGGTCATATCGATTTCGGAATATTAGCCTCCGTCATTACAGTCTTTGCTGTTATTGGTGCAATTAATGCGTTTAATATGGTGGATGGGATCGATGGTTTATTGGGTGGGTTAAGTATCGTTACGTTTGCTAGTATCGGTATTATGACGCACTTAAATGGAATGCCAAGAATCAGTTACCATTGTTTAATTGTTATTGTTTGTATTCTTCCCTATTTATTATTTAATTTGGGTTTCATTGGCAAAAAAAGAAAAGTCTTTATGGGTGATGCTGGTAGTATGCTGATTGGGTATACTATTATTGTCTTTTTACTTGCTGCAACTCAACAAACAATTACTGATCATCGTGCTTTTCGACCTGTGGTGGCGTTATGGTTTATCGCTGTCCCATTACTTGATATGATCGTCATTATGATCCGCCGAATTCGTCGTGGCGATTCACCCTTTAAGCCAGATAGAGAGCACCTCCATCATATTTGTCAACGTATTGGTTTTACCTCCAGACAGTCACTTGGCTTGATTTTATTGATCGCTTCCATATATTCGTTTATCGGAATGATGGGGGAGTGGCTTCATGTAAGAGAAAGCATCATGCTTATCTTATTTTTGATCCTTGGATTTTGGCACTATTATGCTATTACACACGCATTTAAGCTGACGAAATATATTCGTTTGCAACGTAGAAAATTTAAATAG
- a CDS encoding glycosyltransferase family 2 protein, which yields MTIFISIISHKHERLIKSLDIIKNLTKDYVVVLKSNAEGDDFSEYISPNFHWINNEFGLGFGHNNNVIFQYCELKLGMLESDYFIVLNPDVIISNNEIYNLVSTMQTQSHKLAAINLYKDDDYTIYDNSIRSFPMLTQFISSFIGKKNTAVIDKSTIDHITDVDWAAGSFQAFNVQHYKQLQGFDQRYFMYCEDIDICWRSHRLGESVKFYPNIRALHLAKHANRKIFSKHFYWHVTGVFRFLFTKIGIGKSTSSIK from the coding sequence ATGACTATTTTTATATCAATAATTTCTCATAAACATGAGCGGCTTATCAAATCTTTAGACATAATCAAAAATTTAACTAAGGATTACGTCGTAGTTCTAAAAAGTAATGCAGAAGGAGATGATTTTTCGGAATATATTTCTCCGAACTTTCATTGGATAAACAATGAGTTTGGTTTAGGCTTTGGACATAATAATAATGTAATATTCCAATATTGTGAGTTAAAGCTTGGGATGTTAGAGAGTGACTATTTTATAGTTTTGAACCCAGATGTAATAATTAGTAATAATGAGATTTACAATCTTGTTTCAACTATGCAGACTCAGTCACACAAGTTAGCTGCAATTAATTTATATAAGGATGATGATTATACAATTTATGATAACTCTATTCGTTCATTTCCTATGCTTACGCAATTTATATCCTCGTTTATTGGAAAAAAAAATACAGCAGTTATAGATAAAAGTACTATAGACCATATAACAGATGTCGATTGGGCTGCAGGTTCTTTTCAGGCGTTTAATGTACAGCATTACAAGCAATTACAAGGTTTTGATCAACGCTATTTTATGTATTGTGAAGATATAGATATTTGCTGGAGAAGTCATAGACTTGGTGAGTCTGTGAAATTTTATCCTAATATTAGGGCATTACATTTAGCTAAACACGCAAATAGAAAGATATTTTCGAAACATTTCTATTGGCATGTAACAGGAGTTTTTCGCTTCCTATTTACTAAAATTGGTATAGGTAAAAGCACTTCAAGTATCAAATAA
- the rfbC gene encoding dTDP-4-dehydrorhamnose 3,5-epimerase, translated as MKVIDTAIPDVKIIEPTVFGDKRGFFMETWNQKQFEELVAGKPTIFVQDNHSKSKKGILRGLHYQTKNTQGKLVRVISGKVFDVVVDIRKHSPTFGQWVGEILSAENKRQLWVPKGFAHGFYVMSNEAEFVYKCTDYYNPNAEKSILWCDETLSIEWPLGSNQKPFLSPKDESGILFSENTSL; from the coding sequence ATGAAAGTAATAGATACAGCTATTCCTGATGTTAAAATTATAGAGCCAACAGTTTTTGGTGATAAACGTGGTTTTTTTATGGAAACGTGGAATCAAAAGCAATTTGAAGAGTTAGTAGCCGGAAAACCAACAATTTTCGTACAAGATAATCATTCTAAATCTAAAAAGGGAATCCTTCGTGGCTTACATTATCAAACCAAAAATACTCAAGGCAAGTTAGTTAGAGTTATTTCTGGTAAGGTTTTTGATGTTGTTGTTGATATCCGAAAACATTCACCAACTTTTGGTCAGTGGGTTGGCGAAATTTTATCAGCTGAAAATAAACGACAGCTATGGGTCCCAAAAGGGTTTGCACATGGTTTTTATGTAATGAGTAATGAAGCTGAGTTTGTTTATAAATGTACTGATTATTATAATCCTAACGCAGAAAAGTCAATTCTTTGGTGTGATGAAACGTTAAGTATTGAGTGGCCTTTAGGTAGTAACCAAAAGCCATTTTTATCACCGAAAGATGAAAGTGGTATTCTATTCTCTGAAAATACTTCATTATAA
- a CDS encoding glycosyltransferase — MKIVISGVNLVEAGPLKVFLDIIDAFSRQSTCSIICLVNDVDLFDHNLSNVEYISLPKAKKNWLNRLYYEYFHFNLLAKKIRPQIWLSMHDMTPRLDSRLGIRQYVYCHNAAVLYNPKFSDLYYEPKFYLFSKFYKYLYKINVSKNISVICQQHLLGDFLVNNVKAPSCIISKPSSIVVNKSLDFKRDSYELKSDFIIFYPALPRVFKNHELLFKAIHLLERENSKIKIKVLVTFDGSESRFSSYLYHKYSGLRSIEFLGKLDRKLVDYYYSKSDVVVFPSKLESLGLPIIEAKELCLPIILSDLPYAHETLGEYDRACFIDVNDAENLKVKLKLMMTGKLNFCKTKSNSDTNIILGWDKLVDKLILDANESLDK, encoded by the coding sequence ATGAAAATTGTAATTTCAGGTGTAAATTTAGTTGAAGCTGGACCTTTAAAAGTTTTCTTAGATATAATCGATGCATTTTCTAGACAAAGTACCTGTAGTATTATTTGTTTGGTTAATGATGTGGATTTATTTGATCATAATTTAAGTAATGTTGAGTATATCTCCCTGCCAAAAGCAAAAAAAAACTGGTTAAATCGTCTATATTATGAATATTTTCATTTTAATCTTCTCGCAAAGAAGATTAGGCCCCAGATTTGGTTATCAATGCATGATATGACCCCAAGATTGGATTCTAGACTTGGCATTCGTCAATACGTTTATTGTCACAATGCTGCTGTGCTTTATAACCCAAAGTTTTCTGATTTATATTATGAGCCTAAGTTTTACTTATTTTCTAAATTTTATAAATATCTCTATAAAATTAATGTTAGTAAAAATATTAGTGTTATTTGTCAACAACATCTATTAGGTGATTTTCTCGTAAACAATGTGAAGGCACCATCTTGTATTATATCAAAACCTAGTAGTATAGTCGTCAATAAATCACTCGACTTTAAACGAGATAGTTATGAGTTAAAATCTGACTTTATTATTTTTTATCCAGCGTTACCTAGAGTTTTTAAAAATCATGAATTATTATTTAAAGCTATTCATTTGCTTGAACGAGAGAACTCAAAAATAAAAATTAAAGTTCTAGTAACTTTTGATGGCTCTGAATCAAGATTTTCAAGCTATCTTTATCATAAATATTCTGGATTAAGATCTATTGAATTTCTAGGGAAATTGGATAGAAAGTTAGTCGACTATTACTATTCTAAATCTGATGTGGTTGTTTTTCCATCTAAATTGGAATCTTTGGGCTTACCTATTATTGAAGCGAAAGAGCTTTGTTTACCAATAATTTTATCTGATCTACCTTATGCTCATGAAACTCTAGGTGAATATGATAGAGCATGTTTTATAGATGTTAATGATGCGGAAAATTTGAAAGTAAAATTAAAATTGATGATGACTGGAAAATTGAATTTCTGTAAGACCAAGTCTAACAGTGATACTAATATTATATTGGGATGGGATAAACTAGTTGATAAGTTAATCTTAGATGCTAATGAATCTCTTGATAAATAG
- a CDS encoding acetyltransferase (WbbJ; catalyzes the transfer of the O-acetyl moiety to the O antigen; part of the lipopolysaccharide biosynthetic pathway), protein MMLMGYTFIGFVKLIIDVLFSRVFYPGVRLIRIPFYIRGKKFVKIGSGFTCGVGLRIDCFPTDELIPDLSIGTNCQINDYVHIACINKVYIGNNVLMASKVFISDHNHGNFPFDNEIHKPPADRKLSYAAVFIADNVWLGESVHILPGVTIGKGAIVGAGSIVTKNIPDYTMAVGNPAKIIRKFNFDRNVWESNS, encoded by the coding sequence ATGATGCTAATGGGATATACTTTTATTGGCTTTGTAAAGTTAATTATTGATGTGCTATTTTCGCGTGTTTTTTATCCCGGAGTTAGATTAATTCGTATTCCATTCTATATTAGAGGAAAAAAGTTTGTTAAAATTGGTTCAGGCTTCACTTGTGGTGTTGGATTACGTATAGATTGCTTTCCCACTGATGAGTTAATTCCAGATTTATCAATTGGAACTAATTGTCAAATAAACGATTATGTTCATATTGCCTGTATTAATAAGGTTTATATTGGGAATAATGTACTTATGGCAAGCAAAGTTTTTATCAGTGATCATAATCATGGTAATTTTCCTTTTGATAATGAAATTCATAAACCTCCAGCAGATAGAAAGCTTTCGTATGCGGCTGTTTTCATTGCTGATAATGTTTGGCTTGGCGAGTCAGTTCATATATTACCTGGGGTGACGATTGGTAAAGGTGCAATTGTTGGTGCTGGTTCAATTGTGACTAAGAATATACCCGATTATACAATGGCAGTTGGTAACCCTGCTAAAATAATAAGAAAATTCAACTTTGATAGAAATGTTTGGGAAAGTAATTCATGA
- a CDS encoding O-antigen polymerase, which translates to MIYIIFNPLLIFSLSLLLSLLSTYLGWSDLFDKVGSETINIYLVSSLFGIIVGLGCQHKISKILKNESEKILCSFKYSRNDKYLVILIFTFFIAEYVYSGFLPIFVGNYDNLLEMSFGLPLIHGLYLSFISYISIVYFQKYQYCRRYRVKNNYLLYVFLFNLLFLLLARRGTIVFNVICYFFIFAYYYISSGKSLKKLVGVSLLFAALFLFGFNYVGNVRLGKDSTDYILDVGKASSEFKDSYIPKPFFFGYLYISTPVNIFDVNRNNHDETLNTFLLNNIIPDFLTKRIGFNNEIEVVKVNGFNVGGIFLESYMYKGILGVVLIFLYYICLYLWVLYFLTRASPRALVGLVIFLSISLLLSFQNLLNASGYILQFYYALFFITLSRLNYGSRKLLPIRKNYD; encoded by the coding sequence ATGATTTATATAATTTTTAACCCATTACTGATATTTTCTTTATCATTGCTTCTAAGCTTGTTAAGTACTTACTTGGGGTGGAGCGATTTATTTGATAAGGTTGGGTCTGAAACAATAAATATCTACTTGGTATCTTCTTTGTTTGGTATTATAGTTGGATTAGGGTGTCAGCATAAAATTTCCAAGATTTTGAAAAATGAAAGTGAGAAGATACTTTGTTCTTTTAAGTATAGTCGAAATGACAAATATCTCGTTATATTAATATTTACTTTCTTTATTGCTGAATATGTGTACTCAGGTTTTCTACCAATATTTGTAGGAAATTATGATAACTTGCTTGAAATGAGTTTTGGACTTCCATTGATTCACGGCTTATATTTGTCATTTATTAGTTATATATCGATTGTTTATTTCCAAAAGTATCAATATTGCCGTAGATATAGAGTGAAAAATAACTACTTACTGTATGTTTTTCTTTTTAATTTATTGTTTCTTTTATTAGCTCGGAGAGGAACAATAGTTTTTAATGTAATATGTTACTTTTTTATATTTGCATACTATTACATATCTTCAGGAAAAAGTTTAAAAAAACTGGTTGGAGTGAGTTTATTATTTGCTGCTTTATTTTTATTTGGTTTTAATTATGTAGGTAATGTTCGCCTAGGTAAGGATTCTACAGATTATATTTTAGATGTAGGCAAAGCATCTAGTGAGTTTAAAGATTCATATATACCTAAACCCTTTTTTTTCGGTTATCTCTATATTTCTACACCAGTTAATATTTTTGACGTCAATAGAAATAACCATGATGAAACATTAAATACCTTTCTCTTAAATAATATTATTCCTGACTTCTTAACAAAAAGAATAGGATTTAACAATGAAATAGAAGTTGTTAAGGTTAATGGGTTCAATGTCGGTGGTATATTTTTAGAATCTTATATGTATAAAGGGATTCTTGGTGTTGTCTTAATTTTCCTATATTATATTTGTTTGTATTTATGGGTGCTCTATTTTCTAACAAGAGCCTCACCTAGGGCTCTTGTTGGGCTTGTGATTTTTTTATCTATATCGTTATTACTGTCATTTCAGAACTTGCTAAATGCTAGTGGTTATATTCTTCAGTTTTACTACGCTTTATTTTTTATTACACTTTCTAGGCTAAATTATGGTAGCCGAAAACTACTTCCTATAAGAAAAAATTATGATTAA
- a CDS encoding CDP-glycerol glycerophosphotransferase family protein, whose amino-acid sequence MNIKKILYAPTFRECYQNEESIFKNFGLMGNELQIYLEQAEVELDIKLHPYSKIKSELINITSVNERINIINIEDVSSVFSEYDLLITDYSSLMFDFTILKKPVLISSFDLSDYMIDERGFYINFELELLSIMCRDWNDIIVKIKEMNEKKHYKVPRILEPLVLDETNLQECKLPYSTALYEKIKKIL is encoded by the coding sequence ATAAACATAAAAAAAATCTTATACGCTCCGACATTTCGAGAGTGTTATCAAAATGAAGAATCTATATTTAAAAACTTTGGGTTGATGGGTAATGAACTACAAATATATTTAGAACAAGCAGAGGTTGAGTTAGATATAAAGTTGCACCCTTACTCTAAAATTAAAAGTGAATTAATAAATATCACTAGTGTTAACGAGCGAATAAATATAATTAACATTGAAGATGTTTCATCAGTATTCTCTGAGTATGATTTATTAATAACTGACTATTCAAGTTTAATGTTCGACTTCACTATTTTGAAAAAGCCTGTTCTTATTTCATCGTTCGATTTGTCTGACTATATGATAGATGAACGTGGTTTTTATATTAATTTTGAACTTGAATTATTATCAATTATGTGTAGAGATTGGAATGACATTATTGTAAAAATAAAAGAAATGAATGAAAAAAAACATTATAAAGTACCAAGAATATTAGAACCATTAGTGTTGGATGAAACTAATCTACAAGAATGTAAATTACCTTACTCCACTGCTCTATATGAGAAAATCAAGAAAATATTATGA